The window gaaataggttataAATAAATACTTATTTTGGACACTTTTTGACTTGATTaagggatgattgcccgctgctcgtgCGAAGAAATCCCAGTCTACCTCGagtgtaattttgtccttttaacccaaaaatccatgtgtcgcctcttgattattttttgctccacaaataaCATTTAAACAATGATAAAGAGAATAAATAATTCCGATTATAATGTCGTTTGTAAGATGGAACGATGTCACGTTGTTGCTAATTAAAAGAGTAATTTCTAATGAGCAATCAGTGTCCATATATCATgtatgcatgcatatatatgaaGGTAGTAGTACTGTATAAACTGTCTACCTCGTTTGCAAACTTCGTAGAGACGTGGGCCGATGATTCTTAAATTCCACTGACCACCGAGTCTCTCTTATACAAAGGAAAGGACTGAAGAGTGAAGAGAGAAGCAGAAGAAGAAAGCAAGGTGGTGGTCCTAATTGTAATGTTTGTACTCTTTCAGTCTCTGAATGTCTTAATTATGCCTTTTATCATCTTCCTCATCACATGCTCCCTTAGATTTTGCATTTACTTGTGGACCCTTTTGATAGTTGGACTGGCGTTAACTCTGGCACCACTCTTTTTCTTATTTGGGTGCCTTCTTTTCTTCATGTAAAACGAGGCACCCCCTTATATTGATAACAACTTTTACTTTCATTTTTTGCACTTGCACAACTTtgattattttcaaaatttcctttctttcttgaTTCCATTTCCTATATtccatttttgtgttttttgatATAAAGAAACGCCCAATtgtaagaaggaaaaaaaatgttattcatAATTAAGTCCTTCATGTCTGCATAATTTATAAAAAGACACTCTACAACCTAATTTTATATACAAAAATACATTTTAACTTTCCAACATGTGCCATACAAACACTAAACATCCTGAAATTAacataactcatcattttgatcattcaatttgaaaacCGAAATTGACCAATTAAGCACATCAATTTGATCTCTACTGTTAAATTTAGTTAAATTTTCTATTAGTTTGCTAACGTGTAACGATGTAGAGTCAACTACACCATTCAAATATCGCCATGTGGAGTAACAAAGAAAATCAATTTTGAATTACCATAAATTGActattaaaatgaaaataagaaAGGATAATACTTTCATTTCCCCCAAGGGGATGAGCTCATTCCTCTATTGCGAATAATGTATCTTGATCGTACAAATTTTATGATCAAAActgttcaatttcttaatcttcagTTGAACACCGCTACAAAAACTCATTTCAATCAAAGATCATATAGTCATACAAATGTATAGAACAAATTGACGATATAAGTACCAAGTAATATATTCATGGTTCATTGATACGTTTGGATGATTAAATGATCTCCAATTCGAACAATGTttgaaggaccaaaatgatgagttggGTCAATTTAGAGATCATTTGTCATAAAAATCATGGTCATATCACTAGTTGTCTTAAAATATACAGTAATCTATTTCCTTTATCTTTTTTTTCACCAATTACTATTAGACTGAACattgtttataaaataaaaggaaaatttataatattgaaTATTAATGGAAAAAAGTTCACATGCATGTTtaattttgtaaatacataagtaTTGTTGCCCTTAAAAATGTTTTCATTTTCTCGTCCTTTGATAGTACTCTTCTTGCTAATGATAAAAAATCAACATCTTAACCCTTTGTGGTGTTGAAACGAATATAACTTTGATTCCTTCACTTTACATGATTAAGGTGCGGTTTTAAGGGAAATTGCATTTTCTCTTTAAATAACCGATAAAGTAATTTACACTAAATTCATCTAAATCATGGAAAATAAGTAGGTTTGAACGTGGGACATAATGTTTTGGAGAGGAATGTGTTACATGCGTTTATAGTTAGTAGGGCTGCTCCTCATATTGCCAAATGGTTTTATGTTGTAGTCTCAACTTATTTTTCTAACTTTAGAGAAGTTTATCTATCGTGTCCTCCACGtgatggaacctcaacttccTACAGAATAATCTATCAACCAGGGCAATCCACacttcaattttattttcttaattttgacattgttttttttttatatagtaatTTTGGACAATGTGGTAACTAATTAGATGAAATTCAGAATTTCATTTTGAAAAGCCATATGTTTTGAAAGCTAGTTTCCTTTCTTCTAATTGTTTGTTTTCAtgataaatttgaattttaaagatTTTAACTCTTAGTTTGGAATTACTTCATTTcttgtttgaaaattaaatattttaggTTATAGACATGATTTCCAACAGCTCTTGAGTAAAATTCATGAGTTAAAAAAAATGGTTGTGAtttgaaagaaagaaatttttacAATTGTGCTTAATTTgctaacaaaacaaaacatgtaaCCAAAATTTAAAAGGGTTCATTAGATATTGGTcctaaaaaatcatgatttttaaaCATAAACCCACATATAATTAAACATCTAACAAACTGCCACATAAGAATACTAAGTAACCTACTAATACAAATTATttacaatttttgccacaacccACACTTGAAAATTAGCTTCAATCAAGGGCCTGAAAATCTGATTAATCATCCagatgttttatttatttatttatttttaatttctacaaCAATCTAGTGCATTACTTTAAATCATGACTACATTACTACTCGGTGTAAATTATTCTCCTCATATATAATAGTTAAACATCCCTACTTTAcctatataaataatatcgccCTGTAATCTGTAATTTACCtacaatatataaataaaatataccTGTATATAATATGGACACATTGTAATGGTAAATTGGAATTTTTATCTCCAATATGGTATATAAACCTTTATTTACCTGAAAATTTTATCCcctttaatttatatatttttactttgacaacaaatttttttatatattttaaagtacaataatttacctatatataATATGGACACGTTGTAATGGTAAATTGGAATTCGAGAGCCAAACTAACCAACAAATCCCTACATTTATatgcaaaatattatttttgtaaaatcattaattcccCCTTACAATTTGCATAGAATTAACTGTGTACATTAAACATTCAATAAGGGTGTTTTAGGCATCCGAAAAATTTTAAATGGGTAAAGttaaacataattaatgaatttccTTATGTAGAGTCTAATCAATGGGTTTTATTCGAGCAAAAAATTTACGTCGGgttttatgtggagaaaattatgTTCCAGAGGCTAAAGTCAtatattttcaaaaattaaaatcgagacaaaacataatgacaggAAAAGAATTCACCCCCAAGATAATAGATTACACCAAAAGAAACACATGAAACATGAAAATGACTTCaatgtgaaaaaataaaataaaaaacgcaATAAAATTTACGGGCGCGCAAAAAGGAAAATCATGcatatttctttatttatttatttatttttaacaaatcaTGCATTATTTCTTAAAGAAATAATTTCACATGATTTCATCGCCAAAGAAAATATGCAATAAAGTTAAGGATTTCCTTTCACACAAAAGGAAAATGTCAATTTTCGAGCTTCTAAGTCAAGAACCCTAAATACTACTGTATGGTACAAGCTGTAAAAAACATTTAGCTATTTTCTTTGGCAAATAATAGTAACAAAATGTGAAAGTGCCAACACAGGTTGGGTTCAATTGGTAAGGTCCTTACTTGTTTGTTGCCCCACTAAGGTTTGAATCCCACTGTCAGCAATTTTGTATTGGTGggcaattttgtaaaaacaaacaaagagggCACATACCTCTCAGTAAGTTCTCAAAGAGGCTTGTGATATGCTCTAGAGATGGAGATGCGGTAGTCTCCCCTCCCCCTAAACTTTTgttcactaaaaaaaaaagtgaaaatgaAATTTCTTTTACAAAAGATATTTAATGGTATGAATAGTACAAGCTCAAAAAAAATACGAAAGGGAGTACTTCATTAATGCTTTATTCTTATTATTTCCCATTTGATGCTTGCAACCACACATGATGAACTAAATACCCTCACCAGGTTGCTATTTTCTCCTATTTACTGGTTTATATCTCCAAGGTTGAGATTCGGAtaccaaaaatatttaaagtCCTGCTTCAAATTGCAAGGGGTGCATACGTATGTGCATATCACACCAAAAAAAGGTGTTTATTTGGATGTTCAATACCCTCGACAAGTTAATCAGCTAGCAAATAATACcatatttctttaattttggtatttcttttGGCTTCTGTACTATGGTAACATATTCAATACCCTGGACAAAATATATATTAGTGATATTAGTAGATAGGAAGTTCTTGAAAGAGTTTCTTAATTTGGTTTCGAGACAAAATCTCCACCTAACTGACTTGGAATTTAAATGGGAATAACAGCTCATTTTCCCATTTCCTAGTAGTGAGGGTGACTTGCTTCGGATCTATGCTAATCTATTTATATTGGATCACATTACTGCCCAAATACTTTTGCTTACTGTAAATGTCCTTAGGATTTCTTCATATAGCTACTCTGCAAAATTATCTTTTGTTCATATGCTAATGAATGGTATATCTATTGCTTGTGTAGTATTAACAGAGTCACTGTCCAGTATTATTAGTGGAAAACTTGTATGAGCTATACATAAGAACCAGTGAAACAAAAGTGGCGTAATGTGATAGTTATTATGTTAACGAATTAATTAATGAATAGACATCTTCCAAAAATGCTTCAAATAATTAGTTAGAGAGATCGAATTATTTGGGCAACTTTTTCCAAGGACTTAATCTAATGAGGGATGAATGTATTGCACAAGTAAGCAACAAAAGGGCATCGTTTAGATTCTAGTGGCTTGTTCCACAAGGAAAACTATGCTCTTTAAGAACAATATTTTAAACTATCCCAATTCACAACCATAATTAAGATTGTGCTATACATTTTAGCAGATGAGCATTGTCGAGATTCCTTATTAATTTGTAATCTGACTAATTCATAAATGAATACAAAAAAATCAAAGTTACaccctaaaattaattaatttatgtaCTCTGTGTAGTTTATTTTCATCcatggaaaagaaaaacaatatataaaattaaaacgCACACAGAAAAACAAACAAGTAGTGGtactactaatgtttttcagtAGAAGGAAACAAACAGAGACAACCGTTGTACAGTACATATTTTTCCATAAAGTTTTGCAAGAGACTGAGACAAAACACAAATCCCGACATCAAATGGTGAACAATATTTTAGCATCTTTATGATGATTTGAGTTGTATAAGTTGTATGAGATTCGTTAAGTCCACTATCAAGCTAAAATATATTCCGACCCCATATTGTGTTCTCACACATGCAATAACAGATTGATTAAAACCCATCAATCCTAACTGAATTATTGTTGAAAGAGAAAAATGAATGCTCCTCCCATGTCCAATCTTCTTCACTTGATAAAACTCTGTACATTTTACAGTTATCCCACACACCTAAAACTAAGCCACCTaccatctctctctttccatCTGTCAATCTCTCTCAGTAATTTTTTTATGTATCTGAAATACGGACTCATGACATAATTATTTTGCTCAAATTATAATATTTAGAATTATTTTTTACTAATATACTCTAGAAGTGGAACATATCAACAATATCCTTCACTCTTCTTATAACACATAAAATGATACACTAAGTGACTTGTGTTTCTAGCATCCATAAAAATTTCTCCGCTCTCTCGAACATAAGACTAGAGGAAAGGTACAAAAGATGGGGAAAGAAAGATGGGAGTCTAACTAGTAACTACCATCTTGATATGTCATAGCGAGGGTTGCTTCAAGGTCTCACATAGAGAGCAGCGGGGGAAACATGCTTTTTCGAACGATTCGGTTTGCCATTTTAAAGCCATGAAAGTTTTGGTAGTGCTGCCTTTGAATGATGAATACTGTGATTCGAATAAGGCACAGGGAAGTGACCCATGTTTGATTCCTAGTTGTAGACCTTCCTCAACTTAGTATATACATCACTAGCCTATCATGTTATTgctttatttttgaaatgaccCCCATTCATGATTAGATATCTCATTCAGTCCTACTATACCATACTGTACCCTGATTTTTCATCAGGCTAGCTAGCTCCTTTTCCCATCAGAACCACATTTCAAACTGTTGCTTATATAATCAACCAATTAGGTCCCACAAGTTCATAATCTCACATGATCAAaatcatatacatatattattcaGACCaagtatatatatgtacatatatattgcAGCTACTCCATGCATAtaattaatttggttttttttctttcaaaaaatagTTATATTATTCACTCTCATACTGTCGTCTTCCACTTCTTCTAAAGCATTTTTACGGTAATAATTTTTTAAGTGCAAAATAATAAACTGAGATGTAAATATCAATAACGTAGAAAGAAAAAAGCCCAATCAAGTAAATTTAGTGGCCTTCAGATTGCTCCTTTTGCCTGCTCAATGTCACGAATAGGGAGGTTCCCCTTTATTCATTAAGAAAAACAAGATATAATTTAAACTTTCATGGATGCATAgagataactctctctctctctctctcaaatcaaTGGCACTGAAAATAAGCAAGATGTATATATTAAAGTAGAGCTGCAACTGCAGTAAGCAATGCCACCTGCAAATTCCATGGATATATCATTTTCTTTCTGCATATTATGAGGCAGAAGCTGAACACTATTCATCAAACCTTATCACCTGATCGCACATACACTGAATCAGATTTCACCTATCTCATCACCCCACCTGTCTAGACCAACAAACAAATGCATTAACAAAAGCTTATGCACCCCCTAACTGATACCATATATTCCTCACACGTGTGGcagaaaagttaaaacactaaaGGAGGAGACAAACATTGCTGTGAACCAACTTATTAGTTTGCTGCTACCATTTGTTTTCCTTTGAACGAATTAAAACGAAAATTTACATCCCAAAAATAGCGGACAGACATTGCTGTGAACCAACTTATTAGTTTGCTGCTACCATTTGTTTTCCTTTGAACGAATTAAAACGAAAATTTACATCCCAAAAATAGCGGCTTTCTTGCTCGTGACAGTGGTTTAACTTTCAGAATCAAGAATGCGTTCCCAATGCTCATAAAATTTCTCCGTACATATATTGGTCAAACTCAATAACATAATTTCACATTTGCATACTGAATCCTACTAAAAATTTTGACTAAAATTGGCCTCATTTGCATTCCAAAAGATTATCCCACCATCATCATCATGAGAATTAATTTCAACACTCAAAATCTCTCTCTCAGAATAGTAGCAATTAATTAAGTaatcaattattaaaataactatatatatatatatattgttattaCAGATGAAGATCCAAACTCACATGATCTTGCACACTCGCCATCGACGAGTCATACACGTACCGCCCTTGATGACCACCGGACGATCCACTACCGACCACGGACGCCTTCATTTCCTCCCCGCCGGAGAACAAATTCATCGAACGGTCACGATTGGAATTAGGGTTAGTACCTTGAACGGCTGGGATCCGCCACAAGGCCAAGGGGCTCCCATTTATGGGAGCTGATTGTGTGCCGTACGTACCACCAGAGCTTCCATAAAACCTAGCATGATGATGCTGATGGTGATGAGCACTAGTTATAGTAGAGCTAGAGTTACTAATATTCCATGATGGATAGTTAGGACTGGGATGATGATGAACTGAGGAGCCAAGTCTTGTGTAGTTCATCAAGCCGTACACGTGGTGTGCGTCATGAGATAGGCCTCCGGCATGCACCATGGCCGACTGGAGGTGTTCGCGTTTCGCGTGCTGGCGCTCTCTCTTGTGCGCGTTCTGGTGTCCCCCAAGGGCTTGGGAGGTTGGGAAGTTTCGGCAGCAGTAATGGCATTCGAATCTCCTGCTGCTCTCGCTTCCGTTTTGGTTgttgttattatttttgttgCTGCTGTTGTTGATGATGGTGTTTGTGTTGGTGTTGGTACTGTTCCTTTTTGTGTCTTCGGACGCATTGGTGTAATCAGGGGACTCAGAGTCGTCAGTAGTGGTGTCGGCGCCAAATTCTATGCCGAAGAGCCGAAtgcccttttctttgttgagtgGAGGGGCGGGGCGGATGAAGGGTAGCTGAGAGAAAGACTCTACGTTCATGAAGTCCTGAGTCTCTCTCTCAACCTTGTCCATGAAAAATTGGAGAAAGGAGTAGTTGTTTTGGGTgtggtgagaaattttgagGATCAGGAGGAGAAAATGGGGAAATTGGAAGAAGGAAAATGAGAAGGGAGGAGGAGAACGGGGTGGTggtgggtgggggtgggggaggGGAGGGGAGGGGAAGGGAAGGAGAAGGGGGGAAGTGTGATGTATGTAGGGGTCATTAGGGATGATGTGGGGTCTATAAAAGTGGGGTGAGAGTCTGAATGATGATGGACAACTGGGGCTGACCCATCTGAGAGTGAAGCCTGACAAGGCCACAAGATTGAGAGTGGCTTTGGCTTCTCAAAGTACCATGCACCATTGCTTCATTTCACTTgtttttttggtttatttgatgGGGGAAACTTGGGAAAGTTGTTAACATACGCAAacactttttcatatttttataaTCCACCCATCATCCTCTGGCTATCTAATTATTCAAAGAAGGAACAAATAATATTGTCAATTTGCCATTATGTTTACCCAGTTGTGATAAAAATTAAAGATATTTCACTATCGTACTACTTACCAATTAATAAACTGATAATTAATGAGTACCAACACCATGATCGGAATGTTGATACATGATGCATCAATAAATAATCTCGTGCATAATAAATCCTTGAACTCATGAAATAAGATTAATCAAGATGTTCAAATTGATAGGCCACTGGCTAGGGTGGtagagcaagaaacaaagctAGCTTTAGGATGGATAGTCCTGTAAGAGAAACTAtctttctcaaaacgttgtttCTCACTCTTCAAATTTAGGTGGCGTAGGTTTTTTCCTTtgagggtgtgtttgtttggttCCCTATCTTTCACTGGATTGGATTAGACTAATTATTAGTGTAGTCTTGCGTTTGTTCTGTGCTAGGACTAAGTTATAGTGAGATTAAATGGGTCTTGGTTGGACCAACTCCTTCACTAGAGAGACTTAGCGTCTTTCTCTGCTCTCTATTCTCACAAACACCGAGAGTCACCATCACCTACACTCGCCAACTCCAGAGAGATTACACCACCAGACCACCACCACTCTCTCCTCGCCCCAAACCCAGAATCACAAATCAGATCGGAGAACCCACGAACTCCGATCATATTCTCGTTCAAGTCCCCAATTACAGGGTGACGACCATGGCGAACACCCCTTTCGAGTCTCCATTtgaaaaatcaatcaataatCTTGTATCTTTATTTTTTCTGATGGTGTTTCTTCTTCGTGATCACTATCTTCATGTTCAAGTTGATCACCTTGTCTTTCTTCTTCCACAGCTTTCTTACTTGGCTATGCAATCATCTTCCCCATGCTCCACCATTTGAACATCTTCCTTCAATTTCATGTGACTTTCATCGAATGCCACATCTCTACTTACTATAATCTTGTTCAACTCGGGACACCAAAGTCTGAAGCCTTTCACACCACTATTAAATCCCATAAAGACAACTTTCTTGGCTCATATGGATTCGGTTTGTTTTCCTTCACATGAAAGTAGGCATTGCATCCAAACACTCGTAGCTTATCGTAGTCCTGAGCTGGTTCTCCAGACCACACTTTAATGGGTATTCTACCCTCCAATGTTGTTGATCGTAGTCGATTAAGCACATGACATGCATAGCTCAAAGCTTCTACCCAAAATCTCTTTGGCAGCTTAGCTTGAGATAGCATGCAACGAACTTTCTCGAGTAAGATCCTATTTAGTCTCTCTGCAATCCCATTCTGCTATAGAGTATGTCTAACACTAAAATGCCAAGTAATCCTCTCATTTTTACACACTTTGAAGAAAGGATCAGAGGTATATTCCCCTCCATTGTCACTTCTCAGTATATTAATCTTATTTCCAGTCTTGTTATCCATCATGTTCTTCTATTCTAGAAAGATGTCATGAACCTCGTCTTTTTGTTTCATCATATATATATCCATGATCTGTGGGAGTAGTCATCAATAAAAGATACAAACCATCTTTTTCCACCTAAGGAATCATTCTTTGCAggcccccaaacatcaaagTGAACATAGTACAAAATCCCTTTCGTTTAATTAATAGTTGAGCCAaatttcacctttgtttgtttgCCAAGAACGCATTGCTGACAGAATTCTATCTTACCAATTTTTGCTCTTTTTAAACACCTTTGCTTGATCAATCCTTGCAATGTTTTTTCTCCTACATGTCCCAACATCATATGCCATAATGCAGACAAGTCACTTTTATCACTTTGCACCTCATCAGCTACCATAGTCACTCCATTTTCCAAAGTGTTTCCTTGTAGCATATAAAGTAAGCCATTCTGAGGCCCTTTCATTATGACAAGTGCTCATTTAGCAACTTTGAACACGTTGTTACCGGAGTAAAACTTGTAGCCTTGTGACTCAAGAGTGCCTAGTGAGAtcaaatttttcttcaaatttgggACGTACCTTACACTATTCAATTCTCAAATCACACCATCATGATGCTTGATCCTCATGCTTCCAATTCCTTGAGTTGTACATGGGTTATCATCTCCCATATACATAGTTCCATTCATAATTttgaagcttgaaaaccaatgccTTTGAGAAGTCATGTGATGGGTACAACCTGTGTCGAGCACCCACTATTTCATATAATCCACAGTTGCTTCTGAGTCATCATTCTTCTTTCTAgtcttttctttgattttagggcaGTCCTTATGtcttttttcatgaaaaaaaagcaCACTCATCTTTGTCCAACAATTTCCTATTCTTTGAGACTCATGTAGTACGAGACCTACTATTTTTCCTGTAtgaatctttcttttcttttgatttcccTCTCACCATCAAAGCTGCAGAGTTATTCCTTTCTTACATGTCAATGTGTCTAACCTCATGATTCATAAGAGCACTTGAAATTTCATCATACTTAATTGTCTCTCTGCCATAAATCTAAGTAGTCACGAAAGGTTATAGGATTCAGGCAATGAGTTCATTAGGATCAAGGCCTTGTCTTCATCTTTCATTATCTCTTCAAGATTTGCTAGTTCAACTAGAAGCTTATTAAACTCTTCTAGATGGCCAATCATCTTCGTGCCCTCTTTGTACTGGAACTTATACAACTTGGTCTTGAGATGCAATCGATTCTCTGCACTcttcttcatatattttgtctccAATGCAGCCCACAATtcctttgcggaaattatgttCATCACACTATACTTCTGTTGTTTTCCCATGCATAGCCGAATTGTAGAGCATGCATGAGCATTCAATATTTtccattcttcttttttttttatcaaaaacgGCATGTCTCCTAACACAACAACCAAACCTTGTTATACCAGGACATCTCGAACCTCACACTGCCACATAGCAAAGTTGTTCATTCCATCAAATTTCTCATTTTCAAACCTAGCACTCTGAATTGTCGTCTTGGTTCCACTAGTGCCAGACTTTTCTTTAACATCATCACCACCAGTAGAATCACCAGTCTTCATCATTGCTTGATAGTCACAACCCACATAAGAACCTAAGCTCTTAATACCACTTGTTgtaaactaaacaaaaaaacaatcaagcaacaaataaaatataatgaTTTCAGAGTTCCTTCAATATAAAAGTACTTCTCTAACAACGGAAGTTTTATTGGTTACCAACAAATACAAGAGAACTCACGAACACAAAGTGTTCTCAAGTATACAAACTTATGCCTCTCAAAAACTCTCACACACAAAACTCTATCCCACATCCATCTATTTATACTAATAGATGTCATGGGTTTACACAAAGTTCCTAGAATATAGGAAGCCAAATCCTATAATAaaaccaaatcccaaaccaactaGCAAACACAAATCCAAATATCTTGCGTCCAAGATATCCTAATCCTTGTTTGATTCTTGTTTTAGTTTAGTCATGTTGATTTAATGCCAAATCCAACAGAAGCTACAAGAAAGGGAAGGGAATGagtgacaaaggaaaggaaaggcAATGatagagggaagagagagtcaGACAAGAATATTAGAAACTTTcatagttaaaaataaaaaataaatcctaGCTAGTCTGTCAAAAGTATTTATACTGTTTTAAGCATTTATGGGATAAAACGAGCGTGTATTTGACACCTTTTGGaattaagcaaataaacacatgtAAAACGCTACTATGATATTAATAATGAGTACTTGAAAGATTAAAAGCTTAATTTGTGTCAAAAGTACACAATTTTTctatttggagtgtatttgcaTTGTTTTAAGCATTCATGGAATAAAATAAGCGTGTGTTTGAGATCATTTGGAACTTAAGAAAATAAGCACAGAAAATACGCTACTAAGATATTGAGAATTAGTAATCAAAGGATCAAAAGCTTATTTAGTGTCAAAagtacacaattttttttttccgagtGTATTTGCATTGTTTTAAGCATTCATAGGATAAAACAAGCGTGTGTTTGACACCctttggaacttaagcaaataaacaaatataataCGCTATTAAGACATTAAGAATGATTACTCGAAACATCAAAAgcttaatttttgtcaaaaatacATAGTTTTTCTATTTTGAGTGTATTTGCACTGTTTTAAACATTCATAGGATAAAACAAGCATGCGTTTAACAATTCTAGTACTGCTTAGTCCTTGCCAagccagtccaacttagtccctAAAGCTAATCCAATCCGAGATAATCCGGTGCAACAAGCGCAACCTGAGTGTACTTCCTTGCTCTCGTACATATTTATCTCAAAT is drawn from Malus domestica chromosome 14, GDT2T_hap1 and contains these coding sequences:
- the LOC114821178 gene encoding zinc finger protein 8-like isoform X1, which encodes MDKVERETQDFMNVESFSQLPFIRPAPPLNKEKGIRLFGIEFGADTTTDDSESPDYTNASEDTKRNSTNTNTNTIINNSSNKNNNNNQNGSESSRRFECHYCCRNFPTSQALGGHQNAHKRERQHAKREHLQSAMVHAGGLSHDAHHVYGLMNYTRLGSSVHHHPSPNYPSWNISNSSSTITSAHHHQHHHARFYGSSGGTYGTQSAPINGSPLALWRIPAVQGTNPNSNRDRSMNLFSGGEEMKASVVGSGSSGGHQGRYVYDSSMASVQDHTGGVMR
- the LOC114821178 gene encoding zinc finger protein 8-like isoform X2; translation: MDKVERETQDFMNVESFSQLPFIRPAPPLNKEKGIRLFGIEFGADTTTDDSESPDYTNASEDTKRNSTNTNTNTIINNSSNKNNNNNQNGSESSRRFECHYCCRNFPTSQALGGHQNAHKRERQHAKREHLQSAMVHAGGLSHDAHHVYGLMNYTRLGSSVHHHPSPNYPSWNISNSSSTITSAHHHQHHHARFYGSSGGTYGTQSAPINGSPLALWRIPAVQGTNPNSNRDRSMNLFSGGEEMKASVVGSGSSGGHQGRYVYDSSMASVQDHVG